The segment GCGGGTGCTATCATTGGACACTGGACGCGAACGCCTCACACTATCGTTTTCGCCCCTGCCCCCCACATCGTCATTCCCGCGAAAGCGGGAATCCAGGAGTGGTTGGGGGTCGGGGCGCTCGGTCGCAATCCCCCACCCTGCCCCTGGATTCCCGCTTTCGCGGGAATGACGGTGTGAAGGACGGGGACTACGGTGTGAAGGGTGGTGTGGATGGGAACGACGGAGTAGAGGTGGGCGCGGCACCGTACTCAACTCGATCAGTCCATGGCTCGACGAATACTCGGTACTCTGACACTCATACTCATCCTCACCGGCCTGTATTGGGGCTTGGTGGAGGCCCCGCCCGACGCGCGCCAGGGCGAGACCCAGCGCATCATGTACCTCCACATCCCCAGCATCCTGGTGGCGTACCTGGCGTTCTTCATCGTGTTCGTGGGTAGCTGCCTCTACCTGTGGAAGGGCGAGCGCCGGGACGACAACCTGGCGCACTCGGCGGCGGAGATCGGTGTGCTGTTCACGGCGCTGACCATCATCGAGGGCTCCATCTGGGGCAAGCCCACCTGGGGCGTGTGGTGGACCTGGGACGCGCGCCTCACGCTCACCGCCATCCTGCTGCTGATCTTCTCGGCCTACCTGCTGCTGCGCTCGCTCATCGAGGATCCGCGGCGAGGCGCGGTATCCGGCGCCATCCTGGGCATCATCGGCTTCCTCGACATCCCGCTCATCCACATGTCGGTGTACTGGTGGCGCACCCTGCACCAGCCGCCCTCCATCCTGCGCCCGGACAAGGCGCCGTGGGAGAACATCGACCCGGCGATGCTGTGGCCCCTGGGGATCAACTTCCTGGCGTTTCTCGTGCTGTTCTTCTACCTGCTGTCGCTGCGCATCCACCTGGGGGAGGTGGAGGACCGGGCGCGTCGGAGCCGGCTCTACGCGGCCGGCTGAAAGGCGCTTCGCGGAGGTTTGACATATGGGACAATGGGGCTTCGTCTTCTTGGCCTACGGCATCGTGTGGGGCGCCATCCTGCTCTACGTGGTGCTGCTGAAGCGGCGCATTCGCGCCGCCGTGGCCATGGAGACGCAACACACCGGCAAGGAGGCGCACGGCCATGAAGCGTAGGCGGTTTCTCATCGGCGGCCTGATCATCGTCGGCGCCCTCGCCTATCTCATCTACGGCGCCATGCAGAACGCCGTGGTCTACTTCGTCACGCCGAGCGAGCTCCACGCCGAGACCGGAGCGCCGGACCGCTTCCTGCGAGTGGGCGGCATGGTGCTGCCCGGGTCACTGGAAAAGGACCTGGGGCGACGCACCTTCCGCTTCAGGATCTCCGATGGCCAGGAGTCCATCCCCGTGTTCTTCCAGGGAGTGCCCCCGGACCTCTTCTCGGAGGGCAAGGGCGCCGTGGTGGAAGGACGACTCGGCAAGGATGGAGTGTTCCAGGCCTCCACCGTCATGGCCAAGCACGCCGAGGAGTACAGCCCGCACAAGGAGGGGGAAGATCCCTCCAAGGTGCGCAGCTTCGTGCCCGCCCGGCCCACGGGCGGTTCGTGACCGCGAGCCTGGGACATACCTGCGTCCTGCTGGCCTTCGCGCTGGCGCTCTGGGGCATCGCCGCCCCGGTCCTGCACGCGCGCACCGGCGACGAACGTTTCCACGCCTCCGCCCGCTACGCCATCGCCGGCCAGTTCCTTTTCGTCACCGCCGCCGCCGGGGCGCTGATCTACGCGCTGGTGGCCACCGACTTCTCCATCCGCTACGTGGCCTTCAACACCACCCGGGCGACGCCCGTCTACTACCGCGTCACCGGCCTCTGGGGCGCCCTCGAAGGCTCGCTGCTCCTGTGGGAGTGGATCCTCATCATCTTCTCGGCGCTGGTGGCGTGGTGCTACCGCGCGCGCATGCGCGAATTCATGCCCTGGGTGCTGATGGTCTTCTCCATCGTCTCGGCGTTCTTCCTGGCGGTCATCGCCTTCGCCTCCAACCCCTTCGAGCCCCTGTCGCCGGTACCCGCCGACGGCCGCGGCCTCAACCCGTTGCTGGAAGACGCCAACATGCTGAGCCATCCGCCGCTCCTGTACACGGGGTTCGTGGGGCTCACCGTACCCTTCGCCTTCGCCATCGCCGCGCTCATCCGCGGCCGGCTCGACCAGTCGTGGATCGTCGCCACCCGGCGCTGGACCATCACCGCGTGGTTCTTCCTCACCCTCGGCAACATCGTGGGCGCGTGGTGGTCGTACCACGTGCTCGGCTGGGGCGGCTACTGGGCCTGGGACCCGGTGGAGAACGCCGCTTTCATGCCCTGGCTGCCGGCGACGGCGTTCCTGCACTCGGTGCAGGTGCAGGAACGCCGCGGCATGCTCAAGACCTGGAACCTGCTGTTGATCATCATCGCTTTCAGCCTGACCATCTTCGGCACCTTCCTGACGCGCTCCGGCGTGCTGTCGTCCATCCACGCGTTCTCGTCGGGACCGGTAGGATTCTATTTTCTGGCGGTTCTCGCGTTCGTGCTGATCTCGTCGCTGGGACTGCTGGCTTGGCGCAGCGACCAGCTTCGCGGGCAGCCCGAGCTGGACTCGGTGGTGAGCCGCGAGTCGGCCTTCGTCCTGAACAACGTGGTGTTCGTCTCCGCCCTGTTCACCATCTTCCTGGGCACGGTGTTCCCGCTGCTGTCCGAGGCCGTGGCCGGCGTCCAGGTGAGCGTGGGGGCGCCCTACTTCAATGCCGTCACCGCGCCTCTCTTCCTGCTGCTGGTCTTTCTCATGGGCGTGGGGCCGCTCATTGCCTGGCGCCGGGCTTCCTGGGACAACCTCAAGCGGAACTTCACTTGGCCGGTGGTGGCGTCCCTGGCCGTGGCCGCGGGCCTCTTCGCCGGCGGCATCCGCTCGTTTTTCTCGCTGCTGGGCTTCACGCTGTGCGCCTTCACGGTCTGGACCATGGTGTGCGACACGTGGCTTTCGCTGCGGGCGCGCCGGCGCCAGGCGGGCGAGGGGCCGCTCCGCGGCTTCGCCACTCTGGTGCGGCGCAACCAGCGGCGCTACGGTGGATTCGTGGTGCACCTGGGTGTGGTGCTGGTGGTGCTGGGCATCGCCGGCTCCATGGCCTACAGCATCGAGCGGGAGGCGACCCTGAGCGTCGGCGAGACCCTCACGGCGGGACCCTACCGGGTCTCCTTCGAGGGCCTGCGCGGGTCGCAGCAACCCACCCACTACCGGGTGGAGGGCGCCTTCCAGGTGTCGCGCAACGGTCATGAGCTGGGACGCCTGTCGCCAGCGCTCAAGTTCTTTCCCATCCAGGATTCGCCCATCGGCCGGGCGGTGTTCTACAGCTCGCTCAAGGAGGACGTCTACCTGATCCTCTCGGGATTCAGCGAGGTGGGCCAGAACCGGGCCACGCTCAAGGTGCTGATCCGCCCCCTGGTGCTGTGGATCTGGCTCGGCGGCGTGGTCATGGCCCTGGGCACGCTCCTGGCCATCCTGCCCATGGGTCCGGCCCGGCGGAAGGAAGCATGACTCCGGCGGCGCGCAGACTGCTGCTCACCCTCATGGCGGTGGGCGCCCTGGTGATCCTGCTGGGTTACGGCTTCTACCGCGACCCGCGCTACATCCCCTCGCCGCTGGTGGGAAACACCGCCCCGGATTTCTCCCTGACTTTGTTCGACGGCCGGGAGGTGCACCTGTCGGAGCTGCGCGGCAAGACCGTGATGCTGGATTTCTGGGCCTCGTGGTGCCTGCCCTGCCGGGCGGAAGCGCGGGACCTGGAGGCGGCCTGGAAGCGGCAGGGAGACGACGTGGTCTTCCTCGGCATCAACATCCAGGACAAGGAGGCGGCCGCGCGGAAGTTCATCGAGGAATTCGGCATCACCTTCGCCAACGGGCAGGACCCGGACGGCAAGATCGCGGTGGACTACGGCGTCTGGGGCATTCCCGAAGCCTTCTTCGTAAGCCCCACGGGCAGGATCACCTACAAGCACGTGGGCGCCATTCCGCCGGCGGTGCTGGCGGCCAAGCTGGAGGAAGCCCGCCGCGACCGCGCCAGCGCTGAGAGCGGGCGCGGCGAGCATCAGACGATACGATGAGATTCCTGGGCAAGGACAGGAAGGCTCGGTTGGGAAAACCGGGAGGCCGCCGTGTCCGCGGCGCGGTCGCGGTCATCGGTGCACTGTTGGTTGCGCTCTCGTCGCATGCACGCGCGGACCAGGCGCTAGAG is part of the Deltaproteobacteria bacterium genome and harbors:
- the ccsA gene encoding cytochrome c biogenesis protein CcsA, whose translation is MARRILGTLTLILILTGLYWGLVEAPPDARQGETQRIMYLHIPSILVAYLAFFIVFVGSCLYLWKGERRDDNLAHSAAEIGVLFTALTIIEGSIWGKPTWGVWWTWDARLTLTAILLLIFSAYLLLRSLIEDPRRGAVSGAILGIIGFLDIPLIHMSVYWWRTLHQPPSILRPDKAPWENIDPAMLWPLGINFLAFLVLFFYLLSLRIHLGEVEDRARRSRLYAAG
- the ccmE gene encoding cytochrome c maturation protein CcmE, which translates into the protein MKRRRFLIGGLIIVGALAYLIYGAMQNAVVYFVTPSELHAETGAPDRFLRVGGMVLPGSLEKDLGRRTFRFRISDGQESIPVFFQGVPPDLFSEGKGAVVEGRLGKDGVFQASTVMAKHAEEYSPHKEGEDPSKVRSFVPARPTGGS
- a CDS encoding heme lyase CcmF/NrfE family subunit, whose protein sequence is MTASLGHTCVLLAFALALWGIAAPVLHARTGDERFHASARYAIAGQFLFVTAAAGALIYALVATDFSIRYVAFNTTRATPVYYRVTGLWGALEGSLLLWEWILIIFSALVAWCYRARMREFMPWVLMVFSIVSAFFLAVIAFASNPFEPLSPVPADGRGLNPLLEDANMLSHPPLLYTGFVGLTVPFAFAIAALIRGRLDQSWIVATRRWTITAWFFLTLGNIVGAWWSYHVLGWGGYWAWDPVENAAFMPWLPATAFLHSVQVQERRGMLKTWNLLLIIIAFSLTIFGTFLTRSGVLSSIHAFSSGPVGFYFLAVLAFVLISSLGLLAWRSDQLRGQPELDSVVSRESAFVLNNVVFVSALFTIFLGTVFPLLSEAVAGVQVSVGAPYFNAVTAPLFLLLVFLMGVGPLIAWRRASWDNLKRNFTWPVVASLAVAAGLFAGGIRSFFSLLGFTLCAFTVWTMVCDTWLSLRARRRQAGEGPLRGFATLVRRNQRRYGGFVVHLGVVLVVLGIAGSMAYSIEREATLSVGETLTAGPYRVSFEGLRGSQQPTHYRVEGAFQVSRNGHELGRLSPALKFFPIQDSPIGRAVFYSSLKEDVYLILSGFSEVGQNRATLKVLIRPLVLWIWLGGVVMALGTLLAILPMGPARRKEA
- a CDS encoding redoxin domain-containing protein, producing MTPAARRLLLTLMAVGALVILLGYGFYRDPRYIPSPLVGNTAPDFSLTLFDGREVHLSELRGKTVMLDFWASWCLPCRAEARDLEAAWKRQGDDVVFLGINIQDKEAAARKFIEEFGITFANGQDPDGKIAVDYGVWGIPEAFFVSPTGRITYKHVGAIPPAVLAAKLEEARRDRASAESGRGEHQTIR